Genomic window (Candidatus Methylomirabilis sp.):
GAGGGCCATCATGGGTATCTACAAGCGCGGCAAGACCTGGTGGATTGACTACTACTACCAGGGCGAGCGGGTGCGGGAACGCGTCGGCCCGAACAAGCAGACGGCGGAGGACGCCCTCGATGCCCGCAAAGGGGAGATCGCCCAGGGGCGGTTCAACCTCCAGGCGGCCCGCCCGAGCCCCTTGCTAGAGGACTTCGCCAAGGAGTACCTGGAGTGGGCCCGGCTGCACCACCGGACCGCGGACAACACCGAAGCCTCTCGCCTCCGGATCCTCCTCGCCCACTTCCCGGGCAAGCGCCTCCGCGATCTGACCCCCTGGCTCATCGAGGGGTACAAGCACGAGCGGGCCCGGGCACTCAGGACCCATCCGACCCGGCGGGGCAAGGTGAAGCCCCAGGCCGAGGAGCGGCCCCGGCCACCCATCCGACCCGCCACGGTGAACCGCGAGCTCGCGGTCCTCTCCAGCCTCCTCACCAAGGCTGTAGAGTGGGCGAAGCTGGCCGAGCACCCGATGAAAGGTGGCAAAGTCCGCCGACTCCCGCAGCACAACCTCAAGGAGCGAATCCTCACCCCCGAGGAAGAGACCCGGCTCCTGAAGGCCTCCGGCCCGGAGTTTCAGGACCTCATCTCCCTCGCCCTCGACACAGGGATGCGCCTGGGAGAGCTGGTCGGCCTCACGCCGGCCGGCGTGGACCTCGCCCGGGCCGAGGTGCGCCTCCAGCACACGAAGAACCGGAAGGAGCGCCGGATCCCCCTCACGGCGCGCGCCGTGGGGATCCTCACCGACCGGGCCCGGGGCCGCGCGCCCGACGCGCCCTACTTCCCCTCGCGCCCGGGCAAGCGACCCTGGCGCCTGGCCTCGGCCTTCGGCCGGGCCTGCACCCAGGCGGAGATCACCGGCCTCCGGTTCCACGACCTGCGCCACACTTTCGCCACCCGCCTGATCCAGGCCGGCGTGGATCTCGTCACGGTCCGGGAGCTCCTCGGGCACGGGGATCTCCGGATGACCAGCCGGTACACCCATGCGAGCCGCCAGAGCTGCCGCCAGGCCATCGCCGCCCTGGAGCGGGAGGCGAGCGACAGTCACAAAACGGTCACAACGAGGAAAGGCAGGGGGAAGGCCAGGCAACTAAGTAGCGGATTCTGATGGTGGAGGGTAGGGGATTCGAACCCCCGACCTCCGCGTTGCGAACGCGGCGCTCTCCCAACTGAGCTAACCCCCCGCGGGCTCCCCACTATAGCGGAAGCCCCCAGCCTTGTCGAGAATGGCCACCCTCGCCGAATCGCTGAGCCGCCTCTCGAATCCAATAGTATGAAACCAGGGCAGGGCGGGTTTGCCCGGCGTGGTCCTTGGAGGGGCAAACCACCCGAGGCCCGGGCTGGAAGAGGTCTCCAACTTGTTGATTTTACAGGCTATGAACCCTTTGCGGACTTCACCCACCGGGTGCGCAGCAGCAGCGTAAGTACTGGTGGCATAAGAGTTGCGTTTCTCACGGGTGAACGTGGCGTGCTGGACGGAAGGCGGTCAGAGGAGCCATGTGGTACTACAAGGTGATCGCGGGCATCCTGCTCTTCCCCTGGTCCCTCATCGTCCTGATGGTGCTGGGGTCGGCCAGATACCGCCTCGCCCGCAAGAGCCGGCAGCTCGTCCTCCCCGCCGCCCCTCTCGAGTACACCCCGGCCCTCCCCCTTGCGCTTGCGGAGCCCGCGCCGGCCCTCTCGGCTGATCTCACTGATCTAGAGGTCCCCACTCTTCAAGCCTCCTGATCCCTTCCGGTACGTGAGCTGGATCCGGTAGCGGATCGCGTTGATGCAGGGGCTCCGCTCCTCGCCCTCGGGCCCGCCCACCCACCCCCCGCAGACCAGCAGGCCTTCCCGCTCCTCCTCCCCATCCTGCACCATGAGCTGAAGGATCTGGTCCACCTCGAAGCCGCCCCCGGCGCAGCCGGGCTGCCCGCACCGGATCGTCCCCTGGAAGTATCCCGCCTTGACGCTCATCCGGAGACCCCGACCGACCCCCGTGGGAGCCCTTGAGAGCGCGTGCCCCTGCACCTCCCACTCCACCTGCGCATCCGCGAGCTGCGGAAAGACGCCCGCAAAGGGCTGACCGAACGCCGTCACGGCCCGCTCCTCCCCCTCGGCCATCCGCGCCTTCCTCCACTGTCGCGCTTCGGTGCCCCTCGCCCGCCCCGCAGACGGACCCCGATCCAGGATCCGACCGGCCCGCAAGCGGTCGCCTAGCGCGGGGGCGCCGCGCCAGGGGCCTGCTGGCCCGGGGTCTGCTGGCGGAGCTGCTTCTGCCGGAGGACCTCAGCGAAGGGGAACTGGGGCGCCCGGGGGATGTACCCCAGGTAGAAGTAGTGGGTGTCGGCGTCCCGCGACAGGACCCAGAGATCCCCGGTCGCGGTGTCCAGGAGGTACTCCAGCCCGCCCTGGACCGCGGCCGGGTAGAAGGCGTACCGGCCGCTCCGGGCAGCGTCCTCCGGCCGCGCAAGGGCGGCGGGCGCCTGCTCGGCGAAGGCGGGCGCGGCCAGGGCGCCCAGCAGCAGGAGAGTG
Coding sequences:
- a CDS encoding tyrosine-type recombinase/integrase encodes the protein MGIYKRGKTWWIDYYYQGERVRERVGPNKQTAEDALDARKGEIAQGRFNLQAARPSPLLEDFAKEYLEWARLHHRTADNTEASRLRILLAHFPGKRLRDLTPWLIEGYKHERARALRTHPTRRGKVKPQAEERPRPPIRPATVNRELAVLSSLLTKAVEWAKLAEHPMKGGKVRRLPQHNLKERILTPEEETRLLKASGPEFQDLISLALDTGMRLGELVGLTPAGVDLARAEVRLQHTKNRKERRIPLTARAVGILTDRARGRAPDAPYFPSRPGKRPWRLASAFGRACTQAEITGLRFHDLRHTFATRLIQAGVDLVTVRELLGHGDLRMTSRYTHASRQSCRQAIAALEREASDSHKTVTTRKGRGKARQLSSGF